The Candidatus Methylacidiphilales bacterium genome includes the window AAGCGGTGCGCTCGTTGAGGATCTCTTTACCCGTCTGCCAGTCCTGCCGCTCTGCGGAGATGATGCGGTTGATTTCGACCCACTTGGCAATGATCTCACGCTCCTTATCGAACTGGGCACGGATCTGGGCGGCATCATTCGCGGAGGGCGCGTTGGCCGCGGGAGCGGCTTCAGCAGCCTGCAGAGGGCCGGTATTTTGGGAGAGAAAAACGCCCACCAAGGCGTAAAGGAGTACGGCCCACGGACGGAGTCCAAAGACCTGGGTTACCGACAAATACTTCGATGATTCCATGCGCTCGGTTTCTTATAAAAAGCAGCCCGTTCAGAGTCCGGAAATGCTTTGATTCAAGTGATTTAAAGGTGGCCATATATTATGGCTTTTATGTTACATAAAGGTCTCAAATGGACGACAATCCCAATTTCTTACGGAATTTGCCGTAATAATTCAGCAGTCGTTGAATAAACACATATGAGAAGGAGCATGGTTTGGCGGAATCCGCTCTGAGAACATCGAAGTCGAGAAACAACCTAGTATTTGGTCATCCCACCAGGCTCCTGCTTAGCCGTGCACGTTTCTTGGCAGAGCATCCCTCCTGCTCCCAATTTTTGAATTTGTCGAATGACTGACGACTATTCGACCGGAATCCGACTTTTGATTCCTTTCATAAGACGTGCATCCACTGTGTGGCCCAAGCGTTCAGCTTCGAGGAGTTGAGCGTATGCCTCTCTGTGTTGGCCCATCCGATCCAAGGCAATGGCATGCTGAACGCGCAAAACGGGATCAGGCCCGAGTTCTTTCAGGGCCATTCTCTGATCGGCAACGGCTTTTTCGGGTTCTCCGGTCGTCAGGTAAACCAATGCCCGGTTTGCCCGCGCTTTGGCAAAATGGGGAGAAATCTCCAACGCCTGCCCATAACTCTGAAGGGCTGACGCATAATCCTTCATGTCGAAATAGGCATTGGCCAAGTTGTAGAGGGCGGCAACTCTGAGATGCGGCGCGCTGTTCAAATCAATGGCCCGCAGGGCCATTTCGACCGCTTCAGGAGCACGCCCACGATCCACAAGATAGGCGGAATAATTGACGTGAGCCAGCCAACTCGAAGGGTTGGCCGCTAGAGTGGCATCGAAAAGTGTGCGCGAATCCCTCCAGTTGGCGGCAACCCGCAGGGTCAGAGCCGACAAAACCAAAGCCAAAAGGCCGCCACCAGCAAGTGCCCAGCGCGGGGGAACCCACGAAATGGAACCCACCAGAGCCAGCGCAATCCCCGCCAGTGCGACGTATTGATAACGGTCGGCCACATTGGAAATGTTCTGGAAGTAAAATGGAACCCAACCCATGGAAGGTGCCAAAGCCAAAGCCCAAAAAACCAAACCCATCATCAAACCGGGGCATTTCCGGAAAAACAAAACCAGCATTCCCAGGACGAGAAGAACCCCCACCGGAATCCAAACAAGCGAACTTTCGAGAACCACCGCAGTCGTCCGTCCATAATCGATGGTCATCGGCCAGGGATAGAACGTCTTGGTCAAATAAAACAGCGAGGCATCCGAGGCCACCCATAGTTTTTCCAGCCAGGACGAAAGACCGCCAGTCTGGGCCGTATCTTGAGCACGCGTGGCAAAGAAAACCGTGCCCAAAGCAGGCACGACAAAAGCGCCGATCCGCGCCCAAACCCGAAAATCCCGCAGTGAATGACAATGCCACTCCCACCAAACCACGCATGCGACCAAGAACACCTGGGAAGGCTTGGAAAGGATCGCCAATAAGAAGCAAATCCAGGCACCCATCCACCACCGCCATCCCATCTCTTCTTTGCGAGAAGCCTGGAAAAGGAGAGCGAGACTGCAAAAAACCCAGAAAGCACTGAACACATCCTTGAAACCTGTCACCCAGGCCACTGGTTCGACCTGCATCGGATGCAGAAGGAACAACACGGCACCCGCTAGGCAGGATTCCGGGGAGGCCTGAGGCAGAAATTTTCGGATCAAGTGAAAAACACACAGCGAGTTCAACAGGTGAAAAAGCAGGTTCACTGCGTGGAATGGCCAAGGATCCAGGCGGCCCCACAATGCCAACGACCATTGGGCAACGCCGGCCCAGGCCGTGTACGTGACCGGGATGTACATCCGGATGAAAGCGCCTTCCCAGTAGGTGTGCAAATGGCTCAGCGGCCGGGCAGCCATCAAAGGGTTTTGATAAATATTGGCTTCATCGTCCAACAACACGAAGTCGTGGCCCAGCAAACGGCCGAACACAACCAAACCGAGAAAAACCAGCGTCAGCGCAGGCCAGAAACGAATCATCCATGTCCACAACAGAGCCAAGCTACCGACAGATGGAGCGCGATTTGTGCCTGCGCGAACTTTGGACGATTTTTTCTTCACG containing:
- a CDS encoding tetratricopeptide repeat protein, which codes for MKKKSSKVRAGTNRAPSVGSLALLWTWMIRFWPALTLVFLGLVVFGRLLGHDFVLLDDEANIYQNPLMAARPLSHLHTYWEGAFIRMYIPVTYTAWAGVAQWSLALWGRLDPWPFHAVNLLFHLLNSLCVFHLIRKFLPQASPESCLAGAVLFLLHPMQVEPVAWVTGFKDVFSAFWVFCSLALLFQASRKEEMGWRWWMGAWICFLLAILSKPSQVFLVACVVWWEWHCHSLRDFRVWARIGAFVVPALGTVFFATRAQDTAQTGGLSSWLEKLWVASDASLFYLTKTFYPWPMTIDYGRTTAVVLESSLVWIPVGVLLVLGMLVLFFRKCPGLMMGLVFWALALAPSMGWVPFYFQNISNVADRYQYVALAGIALALVGSISWVPPRWALAGGGLLALVLSALTLRVAANWRDSRTLFDATLAANPSSWLAHVNYSAYLVDRGRAPEAVEMALRAIDLNSAPHLRVAALYNLANAYFDMKDYASALQSYGQALEISPHFAKARANRALVYLTTGEPEKAVADQRMALKELGPDPVLRVQHAIALDRMGQHREAYAQLLEAERLGHTVDARLMKGIKSRIPVE